One segment of Coffea arabica cultivar ET-39 chromosome 7c, Coffea Arabica ET-39 HiFi, whole genome shotgun sequence DNA contains the following:
- the LOC113699550 gene encoding replication protein A 70 kDa DNA-binding subunit B-like encodes MPRHISSILNIQKGAEKWTVLAQVVHRGHSQLTREVPPRRIMRFLLTDTEGTKVSVVTYEQHIKTFSKFLQPYQRYYVSNAIVVPADPTYRVGTYECSWILNYKTLIENYAEPVPPMLPCIFELTNFSDLHKYADSDNLCNIRGFVIHAFPIKQLDPDSISRDIIIVNEEKKLMLMTLWNEFEHDEGSKIADMISTAPLIIALRVKVTTFNTLSFTTRYSSGILISPPLPDELSLRQWFSLNKEEIRNLLDAKTYNDASYLLPPPNEEDIKAISNFQASFPVQKAAWVQGTVKLAYGFSKYWTTACANCHKIVNADIDWIIHCPSCKQQTEVELRARIPIIITDASSSIHCIISGEDAGKLIEFTPLQLKQAQEDGFQIDTELNDALKKYTVVCFLKSYETPFQGQLQRKNTVIKAYTAAELSDRPLPLELPENTQVFSELGSSSARHAETSSKDQLFTPSTKLVLEEIAGASSYKDSQTSATSGAKRSLEFPEDLPADTDPKQPTKAAEEFAKEPAKSYGPPANIKDSPAKKPKAKED; translated from the exons GGAACAAAAGTTTCTGTTGTGACTTATGAACAACACATCAAGACCTTCAGCAAATTTCTGCAGCCTTATCAACGATATTATGTTTCTAATGCAATTGTGGTTCCTGCTGACCCAACATACAGAGTTGGGACTTATGAATGCTCCTGGATTTTGAACTACAAGACTTTGATTGAAAATTATGCTGAACCTGTGCCACCTATGTTGCCTTGCATATTTGAGCTGACAAACTTCTCTGATCTGCACAAATATGCTGATTCAGATAACCTTTGCA ATATTAGAGGCTTTGTCATTCACGCATTCCCAATAAAGCAGCTAGATCCAGATTCTATTTCTAGAGACATTATAATAGTGAATGAAGA GAAGAAACTCATGCTTATGACTCTCTGGAATGAATTTGAACATGATGAAGGGAGCAAAATAGCAGACATGATTAGCACTGCCCCTCTAATCATAGCTCTCCGTGTTAAAGTGACCACATTCAATA CTTTGTCATTCACTACAAGGTATTCATCTGGAATTCTGATCAGTCCTCCACTCCCAGATGAGCTATCTTTGAGGCAATG GTTCAGCTTGAACAAGGAAGAAATCAGGAATTTGCTTGATGCTAAAACATACAATGATGCAAGCTATTTACTTCCTCCTCCAAATGAAGAAGATATCAAAGCAATCAGCAATTTTCAGGCATCATTTCCAGTT CAAAAGGCAGCTTGGGTGCAAGGAACTGTCAAACTTGCATATGGATTCAGCAAATATTGGACTACAGCTTGTGCGAATTGTCACAAAATTGTGAATGCTGACATTGACTGGATCATCCACTGTCCTTCATGCAAACAGCAAACTGAAGTTGAACTCAG GGCTCGCATTCCAATTATTATAACTGATGCTTCGAGCTCAATACACTGCATTATATCTGGAGAAGATGCTGGAAAATTGATTGAGTTCACTCCATTGCAGCTTAAACAAGCACAAGAAGAT GGCTTTCAAATAGATACTGAACTTAATGATGCTTTGAAAAAGTACACAGTGGTCTGTTTTCTGAAATCCTATGAGACTCCTTTCCAAGGTCAACTGCAGAGAAAGAATACTGTCATCAAAGCTTATACTGCAGCTGAACTATCAGACCGTCCCCTTCCTCTAGAACTTCCAGAAAACACTCAAGTTTTTTCTGAACTTGGCAGTTCATCAGCAAGGCATGCAGAAACATCATCAAAGGATCAATTGTTCACACCAAGCACAAAGTTGGTACTTGAAGAAATTGCTGGAGCCAGTTCTTACAAAGACAGCCAGACATCTGCAACCAGTGGAGCAAAAAGAAGCCTTGAATTTCCAGAAGATTTACCAGCAGACACAGATCCTAAACAACCAACAAAGGCTGCTGAAGAGTTTGCCAAAGAACCTGCAAAATCGTATGGTCCACCTGCAAATATCAAAGACAGTCCAGCCAAGAAACCTAAAGCAAAGGAAGACTGA
- the LOC140010536 gene encoding G-type lectin S-receptor-like serine/threonine-protein kinase LECRK4 produces the protein MDPNIFMNGLTINVLVISYIYIYDPDCPAVIKLFDHIISNKDLSIISFNSSLQQDNVILRLNLGFDGNLVLYSHSLNTTNKSTTVVWQAIDDLCDVSSFCGVNAYCTRSNNQSHCNCLPGTEKVADFPSGCQRNSTGAVCIGGKEYGDIYDFTALKDLRFKDVPYFAKMLGKEECLQSCLEDCDCDAAFFDESQDLCQKYALPLSYSRIDSINTNVSISAFFKVKKINGGARDGYVKPPWTLILGLSLGSFAYSSAALALSGIFIFKFRLMKYKKLLDTGRTGLTKEFTIGVFTYNELKRATNGFKKEKELGKGSFGAVYKGTFDNRSFVAVKRLEKVVEEGEREFKAEMRVIGRARHKNLVRLLGFCAEGSKRLLVYEYMSHGSLADLLFRTKGRLDWNERVRIALDVARGICYLHQGCEAPIIHCDIKPQNILLDESWTAKISDFGLAKLLQPDQTRTFTGERGTLGYMAPEWKTKTAITLKVDIYSYGIVLLEIICRRRHIQVNLSRPEETHLPSWAYNCFAARELDKLMDDDSTDKNAFERMVLVALWCIQDEPALRPSLKNIISMLEGITDVSIPPCPMS, from the exons ATGGATCCTAATATATTTATGAATGGTTTAACCATCAATGTT TTGGTCatatcatatatatacatatatgatCCTGATTGCCCAGCTGTGATTAAGTTGTTTGATCATATCA TCAGTAACAAGGACTTGTCTATAATCAGCTTCAATTCATCTTTGCAACAAGACAATGTAATCTTGCGATTAAACCTTGGTTTTGATGGAAATTTAGTCTTGTATTCTCATTCCCTGAATACAACCAACAAATCAACAACTGTGGTGTGGCAAGCAATTGATGATTTGTGTGATGTGAGCAGTTTTTGTGGTGTCAACGCCTATTGCACCAGGTCCAACAATCAATCCCATTGCAATTGTCTACCAGGTACCGAGAAGGTAGCAGATTTCCCCAGTGGCTGTCAAAGGAACTCCACTGGAGCAGTGTGCATTGGGGGGAAAGAATACGGTGACATTTACGACTTTACAGCTCTGAAAGATCTCAGGTTCAAAGATGTCCCTTACTTTGCAAAGATGTTAGGGAAAGAAGAATGCCTTCAATCTTGCTTGGAGGACTGTGATTGTGATGCGGCATTTTTTGACGAGTCACAGGACTTATGTCAGAAATATGCTCTTCCATTAAGCTACAGTAGGATTGATAGTATTAATACTAATGTCTCAATCTCAGCTTTTTTCAAAGTGAAGAAAATCAATGGAGGAGCAAGAGATGGATATGTTAAACCCCCGTGGACGCTGATTCTTGGCTTAAGTTTAGGATCTTTTGCCTATTCAAGCGCTGCTCTTGCCCTCTCTGGCATTTTCATATTCAAATTCCGCCTTATGAAGTACAAGAAGCTTTTGGACACAGGAAGAACTGGCTTGACTAAGGAATTCACCATTGGAGTATTCACTTATAATGAGCTGAAGAGGGCAACTAACGGCtttaagaaagagaaagagttAGGAAAGGGCTCTTTTGGGGCAGTCTATAAAGGAACTTTTGACAATAGAAGCTTTGTGGCAGTAAAAAGATTGGAGAAGGTAGTTGAGGAGGGCGAGAGGGAGTTCAAAGCAGAAATGAGGGTGATTGGCAGAGCTCGTCACAAAAATTTGGTTCGTTTGCTTGGCTTCTGCGCCGAGGGCTCCAAGAGGCTTTTGGTATACGAATACATGAGCCATGGTTCCCTCGCAGATCTTCTCTTCCGGACAAAGGGGCGCCTAGACTGGAATGAGAGAGTCAGGATAGCACTTGACGTTGCAAGAGGGATCTGCTATCTCCACCAGGGATGTGAAGCTCCTATAATACATTGTGACATAAAGCCTCAGAACATTTTGCTTGATGAATCCTGGACAGCTAAAATCAGTGACTTCGGCTTGGCTAAGTTGCTCCAACCGGATCAAACAAGAACCTTCACAGGAGAAAGGGGAACATTGGGATACATGGCACCAGAATGGAAGACAAAAACTGCCATCACTCTGAAGGTTGATATCTATAGTTATGGGATTGTTTTGCTGGAAATTATATGCCGCAGAAGACACATTCAAGTCAATTTATCACGACCAGAAGAAACTCACCTACCATCCTGGGCTTATAACTGCTTTGCAGCCAGGGAGCTGGACAAACTTATGGATGATGATTCTACGGATAAGAATGCATTCGAGAGAATGGTCCTGGTGGCACTATGGTGTATTCAAGATGAACCAGCTCTTCGCCCATCATTGAAGAATATTATCTCAATGTTGGAAGGGATAACTGATGTGAGTATTCCCCCATGTCCAATGTCTTAA
- the LOC113699089 gene encoding major pollen allergen Lol p 11-like translates to MAKLLVLVALCILPAIASAAIPEPFTVTGKVYCDTCRVGYETPATTYLPGCIVKLVCKKRDNPDQITFTKEATTDSTGKYEMQVAYDAGDDICEMEHVKSSDPTCATPNAGRDHARICLTRNNGMVSNVRHANNIGYFRDVPLARCPQILQRYQDAESD, encoded by the exons atgGCAAAATTGCTTGTGTTGGTTGCTCTCTGTATCCTTCCGGCCATTGCTAGTGCTGCTATTCCTGAACCGTTTACTGTAACTGGAAAGGTCTACTGTGACACTTGCCGTGTTGGTTATGAGACTCCTGCCACCACATATCTCCCTG GTTGCATTGTGAAACTTGTGTGCAAAAAGAGGGATAATCCAGACCAAATCACATTCACCAAAGAGGCTACGACCGACTCTACTGGAAAATATGAAATGCAGGTGGCATATGACGCTGGGGATGATATTTGTGAAATGGAACATGTCAAGAGCTCAGACCCTACATGCGCAACTCCTAATGCTGGCCGTGACCACGCCCGCATTTGCCTCACCCGCAACAATGGCATGGTCTCCAATGTCCGTCATGCCAATAACATTGGCTACTTCCGCGATGTGCCGTTGGCTAGATGCCCACAAATCCTACAGCGATATCAGGATGCGGAGTCAGATTAA